The following proteins come from a genomic window of Maribacter sp. HTCC2170:
- a CDS encoding sialidase family protein: MSKTCSQLLPYILFIVFTGLVFSQNTRDLSKDSSNVTTPFYSGLNGYYSYRIPTLIKSKKAVIAFAEGRKNSTSDFGNIDLVYRRSLNKGKTWQPIQILVDEDTIAVQNPVPIYVKSQNKIVLLFNITPQSEHDILNKDYEPKNQRRALVIHSVDDGKTWSTPKDITKDVKLPHWRWHAIGPVHGIELKQSPHKGRLVAPVAISIEKGNKAYCMALIYSDDQGENWKIGAIDNNLTDTVQSNETTIVELNDGSIYVNTRDHLGGSKEKNRGETYSIDGGLSFSQPIVESSKFPSPIVQSALLRWGSNQHGKQNLLLFSTPSNRDKRVNLILMASSDEAKTWKSIIKVHNGFSAYSDMVKLNKNILGVIYETDNYKKIKFKRIKLNH, encoded by the coding sequence ATGTCAAAAACATGCTCGCAATTACTGCCTTATATTTTATTTATTGTATTTACAGGATTAGTTTTTTCCCAGAATACGAGAGACCTATCAAAAGATTCAAGTAATGTGACGACTCCGTTCTATTCAGGGCTAAATGGTTATTATTCTTATAGAATACCCACCCTAATAAAATCTAAAAAAGCGGTTATAGCTTTTGCCGAGGGGAGGAAAAATTCCACAAGTGATTTCGGAAACATTGATTTAGTATATCGTAGATCGCTTAACAAAGGAAAGACATGGCAACCCATACAAATTCTTGTGGATGAGGATACCATCGCAGTACAGAATCCCGTCCCCATTTATGTAAAGTCACAAAACAAAATAGTCTTGCTTTTCAATATTACCCCACAAAGCGAACACGACATTCTTAATAAAGATTACGAGCCAAAAAATCAGCGTAGAGCATTGGTTATTCATTCAGTTGATGATGGGAAAACATGGTCTACCCCAAAAGATATTACTAAAGACGTTAAGCTTCCCCATTGGCGATGGCATGCAATTGGCCCCGTGCATGGCATTGAATTGAAACAAAGTCCCCATAAAGGCAGATTAGTGGCCCCTGTCGCCATAAGTATCGAAAAAGGAAATAAGGCGTATTGTATGGCCCTCATATATTCTGACGACCAAGGTGAAAACTGGAAAATTGGCGCCATTGACAATAATTTAACTGATACGGTACAATCCAACGAAACGACCATTGTTGAACTGAACGACGGTTCTATTTACGTGAACACCCGTGATCATTTAGGTGGCTCTAAAGAGAAAAATCGAGGAGAAACTTATAGCATAGACGGTGGCCTTTCATTTTCACAACCCATTGTTGAATCCAGTAAATTCCCTAGTCCAATTGTACAATCAGCCTTATTAAGATGGGGCAGTAACCAACACGGAAAACAAAATTTGTTATTGTTTTCAACACCGTCCAACAGAGATAAAAGAGTGAATCTAATTCTTATGGCAAGCAGCGATGAAGCTAAAACTTGGAAGTCGATTATTAAAGTTCATAATGGTTTTTCAGCATACTCAGATATGGTAAAACTTAATAAGAATATACTAGGGGTCATCTACGAAACAGATAATTACAAGAAAATCAAATTTAAGCGTATTAAACTGAACCATTAG
- a CDS encoding sugar phosphate isomerase/epimerase family protein — translation MKRSMVYRTSTFLALILFMTCIISCRETKKEASKNSEASEMKAKQSDPFFKLSLAQWSIHKMIRNDKVDPYSFAEKAKEWGFTGLEYVSQLYPADLENNEYSKEAMKTFIDKSNAEAKKHGMQNVLIMIDRQGNLAVSDAAERKAAVERHFKWVDAAASMGCHSIRVNLAGSDEPEEWMANSVDGLTQLATYAKDKNINVIVENHGGLSSNGALLAEVMSKVNMDNCGTLPDFGNFCIKRSPTGCEEAYDKYKGVKELMVHAKAVSAKSNNFDELGNETEIDYVRILQMVKDAGYKSFIGVEYEGSELNEEQGIIATRDLLLNAAQKIK, via the coding sequence ATGAAAAGATCCATGGTATACCGCACTAGTACCTTTTTAGCCTTAATACTTTTTATGACCTGTATAATTTCATGCAGGGAAACCAAAAAGGAGGCATCGAAAAATAGCGAAGCATCGGAAATGAAAGCCAAACAAAGCGATCCATTTTTTAAATTGTCATTGGCGCAATGGTCCATACACAAGATGATTCGTAATGACAAGGTCGATCCTTACTCCTTTGCTGAAAAAGCGAAAGAATGGGGTTTTACCGGATTAGAATATGTCAGTCAATTATATCCAGCGGATTTAGAGAATAATGAATATTCTAAGGAAGCCATGAAAACCTTTATTGATAAATCAAACGCTGAGGCAAAAAAACATGGTATGCAGAACGTTTTGATTATGATAGATAGACAAGGTAATTTGGCCGTAAGCGATGCTGCAGAAAGAAAAGCTGCAGTTGAGCGGCATTTCAAATGGGTAGATGCTGCCGCATCCATGGGATGTCATTCTATACGTGTGAACCTCGCTGGGAGTGATGAACCTGAAGAGTGGATGGCCAATTCAGTTGATGGATTAACTCAATTGGCGACTTACGCAAAGGATAAGAATATCAACGTTATCGTAGAAAATCACGGAGGCTTGTCATCAAATGGTGCTTTGTTGGCTGAGGTAATGAGCAAAGTGAATATGGATAACTGTGGGACGTTACCAGATTTTGGAAATTTCTGTATCAAACGTTCACCGACAGGATGTGAAGAGGCATATGATAAATACAAAGGGGTAAAAGAGTTAATGGTCCATGCAAAGGCAGTTAGTGCAAAATCCAATAATTTTGATGAGTTGGGGAACGAGACTGAAATAGATTACGTGAGAATTCTTCAAATGGTCAAAGATGCTGGGTATAAGAGTTTTATTGGTGTTGAATATGAAGGGAGCGAACTTAACGAAGAGCAAGGAATAATCGCAACCCGTGATTTACTATTAAACGCGGCTCAGAAAATAAAGTAA
- a CDS encoding YicC/YloC family endoribonuclease, which translates to MIQSMTGFGKYVVQLPSKKVTVELKSLNSKSLDLNARMPSAYRAKELELRKTIANSLLRGKVDFGLYVEETGDETSTQVNEGVVRKYMSNLRAIADGDDLRLLEMALRLPDAMKTEREDIEDEEFEAIQLALKEALKEINNFRSEEGAVLEKDFVQRLNTLNELLEKVKTIDPERQATIRERLEKAVNDLKTEVDENRFEQELIYYLEKYDITEEKVRLANHLDYFSKTLNSNDSNGKKLGFISQEIGREINTIGSKANFAPMQQLVVQMKDELEKIKEQMLNVL; encoded by the coding sequence ATGATTCAATCCATGACAGGATTTGGGAAGTATGTTGTACAACTTCCATCTAAGAAGGTGACAGTAGAGCTTAAATCGCTCAATAGTAAAAGCCTCGATTTAAATGCAAGAATGCCTTCTGCCTATAGAGCAAAAGAACTTGAGCTTCGCAAAACAATAGCCAATTCACTTTTACGTGGTAAAGTTGATTTTGGTCTTTACGTTGAAGAAACTGGTGATGAGACATCTACACAAGTAAACGAAGGTGTTGTAAGGAAATACATGAGCAACTTAAGAGCCATTGCGGACGGAGATGATTTACGTCTTTTAGAAATGGCCTTGCGATTGCCGGATGCCATGAAAACAGAGAGAGAAGATATTGAGGATGAAGAATTTGAAGCTATTCAATTGGCACTCAAAGAAGCTTTAAAGGAAATCAATAATTTCCGGTCTGAAGAGGGTGCCGTTCTCGAAAAGGATTTTGTACAAAGATTAAATACTTTAAATGAGTTGTTGGAAAAGGTTAAGACCATAGATCCAGAAAGACAGGCAACAATTCGTGAACGCTTGGAAAAAGCAGTAAATGACCTTAAGACCGAAGTCGATGAAAATAGATTTGAACAAGAACTTATTTATTACCTCGAGAAATACGATATCACCGAAGAAAAGGTAAGATTGGCCAATCATTTGGATTATTTTAGTAAAACCTTAAACTCAAATGACAGCAATGGGAAGAAGCTAGGTTTTATAAGTCAAGAAATTGGTCGGGAAATCAATACTATTGGATCCAAGGCTAACTTTGCCCCCATGCAGCAACTAGTAGTGCAGATGAAAGATGAGTTGGAAAAAATAAAGGAACAAATGCTAAACGTGCTATAA
- the nadD gene encoding nicotinate (nicotinamide) nucleotide adenylyltransferase: protein MKKVGLYFGTFNPIHIGHLAIANHMVEFSNLDEIWFVITPMSPFKTKKSLLDNHHRYQMVYEAVKDYPKLKPSKIEFDLPQPNYTVNTLVQLDEEYGDDYHFSLIMGEDNLKGFHKWKNYETILENYSIYVYPRISSGTVDHQFKNHSKVYKVDAPIMEVSSTFIRKNHKLGKNIRPLLPDSVWKYLDEMNFYR from the coding sequence ATGAAAAAAGTTGGACTTTATTTTGGTACGTTCAACCCAATTCATATTGGCCATTTAGCCATTGCTAACCATATGGTTGAGTTCTCGAATTTAGATGAGATTTGGTTTGTTATTACGCCCATGAGCCCATTTAAAACTAAAAAGTCTTTATTGGACAATCATCATCGCTATCAAATGGTTTATGAAGCTGTAAAAGACTACCCAAAGTTGAAGCCGAGTAAGATTGAGTTTGATTTGCCACAACCCAATTATACAGTCAATACACTGGTGCAATTGGATGAGGAATACGGGGATGACTATCATTTTTCATTGATAATGGGTGAGGATAACCTGAAAGGGTTTCATAAATGGAAGAATTATGAGACTATATTGGAGAATTATTCCATTTATGTGTATCCTAGGATATCATCGGGTACAGTGGATCACCAGTTTAAAAATCATAGTAAGGTGTATAAAGTAGATGCGCCGATTATGGAGGTTTCCTCTACATTTATTCGGAAGAATCATAAACTGGGAAAGAACATACGTCCTTTACTGCCAGATTCAGTTTGGAAATATTTGGATGAAATGAATTTTTATAGATAA
- a CDS encoding sugar phosphate isomerase/epimerase family protein: MKTIKGPAVFLAQFVDSKAPFNTLDGMCKWAADLGYKGIQIPTWENFLIDIDKAADSQTYCDELKGKINSYGLEITELSTHLQGQLVAVNPAYDLMFDNFAPDSVKNNPKARTEWAVDVVKKAATASRRLGIKAHATFSGALLWHTWHPWPQRPAGLVEMGFEELAKRWMPILNHFDEQGVDVCYEIHPGEDLHDGDTFERFLEATGNHKRVNILYDPSHFVLQQLDYITYIDHYHEFIKSFHVKDSEFNPTGKKGAFGGYNDWGDRAGRYRSLGDGQIDFKSIFSKLTQYGCDVWAVMEWECCIKSPEQGAREGAVFIQDHIIEATEKTFDDFAGAEIDKGVLKKILGV; encoded by the coding sequence ATGAAAACAATTAAGGGACCAGCGGTATTTTTGGCTCAGTTTGTAGATAGTAAAGCACCATTCAATACATTGGATGGAATGTGTAAATGGGCTGCGGATTTGGGATATAAAGGAATTCAAATTCCAACTTGGGAGAATTTTTTGATAGATATAGATAAAGCGGCTGATAGTCAAACTTATTGTGATGAACTAAAAGGAAAAATAAACTCATACGGTTTGGAGATTACTGAGCTTTCAACACACCTACAGGGTCAGTTGGTTGCAGTAAACCCAGCCTATGACTTGATGTTCGATAATTTTGCCCCTGACAGTGTCAAGAACAACCCTAAGGCAAGAACCGAATGGGCTGTTGATGTGGTAAAAAAGGCAGCTACGGCAAGCCGAAGGTTAGGAATTAAAGCCCATGCTACATTTTCTGGAGCACTTTTGTGGCATACATGGCATCCTTGGCCTCAAAGACCAGCTGGTTTGGTGGAGATGGGATTTGAGGAGTTGGCGAAAAGGTGGATGCCCATATTAAATCATTTTGATGAGCAAGGGGTAGATGTATGCTATGAAATACATCCAGGAGAAGATCTTCACGATGGTGATACTTTTGAGCGGTTTTTAGAAGCCACGGGCAATCATAAAAGAGTGAATATACTCTACGACCCAAGTCACTTTGTTCTTCAACAATTGGATTATATTACGTATATAGATCATTACCATGAGTTCATAAAATCTTTTCATGTAAAAGACTCTGAGTTTAACCCAACTGGAAAAAAAGGTGCTTTTGGAGGGTACAATGATTGGGGAGATAGAGCGGGACGCTACCGTTCATTGGGCGATGGTCAAATAGACTTTAAGAGTATCTTTTCTAAATTAACTCAATATGGTTGTGATGTTTGGGCGGTAATGGAATGGGAGTGCTGTATAAAAAGTCCTGAACAGGGAGCCAGAGAAGGGGCTGTGTTCATCCAAGATCATATTATCGAAGCCACCGAAAAGACTTTTGACGATTTCGCTGGAGCTGAAATTGATAAGGGAGTGTTGAAGAAAATTCTCGGAGTCTAG
- a CDS encoding ASCH domain-containing protein, with protein MDNASARNMWGDYLDNHLEDAFAEAPKAIHFCDNENDANECAKLVKKGIKRATSHSLLGLQYRKEPLPKIGDFSVVTDWEGKAQCIVKTTAVRIKPFFSIDKSYAELEGEGDKSLEYWKKVHWDYYERELEEFNRVPRDSMIIVCEEFEKVFERKK; from the coding sequence ATGGACAATGCATCAGCCAGAAACATGTGGGGAGATTATTTGGACAATCATTTAGAGGATGCTTTTGCAGAGGCTCCGAAAGCGATTCATTTTTGCGATAACGAAAATGATGCTAATGAATGTGCTAAATTGGTAAAGAAAGGAATAAAACGTGCTACTTCTCACTCTCTCTTAGGTCTTCAATACCGAAAAGAACCTTTGCCAAAAATTGGCGATTTTAGTGTTGTTACAGATTGGGAAGGCAAAGCCCAGTGTATTGTTAAAACCACAGCAGTTAGAATAAAGCCTTTTTTTAGTATTGATAAATCATATGCTGAATTAGAAGGTGAAGGTGATAAGAGTTTAGAATATTGGAAAAAAGTACATTGGGATTATTATGAAAGAGAGTTGGAAGAATTTAACAGGGTTCCGAGAGACAGCATGATTATAGTTTGCGAAGAATTCGAGAAAGTATTCGAAAGAAAAAAATAA
- a CDS encoding Gfo/Idh/MocA family protein produces MPKKLRLGVIGGGGDSLIGILHRVASQINDNYEIVGAVFNPDFKLNKAFAREIDVPLDRIYEDFDTFIDEEMKLPENIRIQVVSVLTPNFLHYPMALKLLENGFHVICEKPMTTSLDEAKALQKAHKKAGAVFALTHTYTGYPMVRQMREMIKKGALGKIHKVDAVYYQGWINTIIHDKKKRSSVWRLDPKKAGISSCIGDIGVHAFNMVEYTTGLKVKSILSDFNYLYKDNKMDVDGTVLIRMGDHIKGVIRSSQVATGEENGLAISIYGEKAAFRWEQENPNFLYVLSDTKPTQVYKPGHAYNTKLSLDGTKLPPGHPEGIFDSMANIYKGAAKAIRGRKYNDGEFPTMLDGVRGMNFIEATVESHKGGNVWVKMG; encoded by the coding sequence ATGCCAAAAAAATTAAGACTTGGAGTAATAGGTGGTGGTGGGGATTCTCTAATCGGAATTTTACATCGTGTAGCTTCACAGATAAATGATAATTATGAAATTGTAGGGGCGGTCTTTAACCCAGATTTCAAACTGAACAAGGCCTTTGCTCGGGAGATAGATGTGCCTTTGGATAGGATCTATGAAGATTTTGATACTTTCATAGACGAAGAAATGAAGCTTCCTGAAAATATAAGGATTCAAGTTGTTTCGGTACTTACCCCAAATTTTTTACATTATCCGATGGCTTTGAAGCTTCTGGAAAATGGTTTCCATGTAATTTGCGAAAAACCAATGACAACGTCTTTGGATGAAGCAAAAGCACTTCAGAAAGCGCATAAAAAGGCAGGAGCAGTATTTGCTTTGACCCACACCTATACAGGTTACCCTATGGTTCGTCAAATGCGGGAAATGATCAAAAAAGGTGCTTTAGGTAAAATCCATAAAGTCGATGCAGTGTATTATCAAGGATGGATAAATACCATTATTCACGATAAAAAGAAAAGATCTTCGGTATGGCGTCTTGATCCTAAAAAAGCAGGAATAAGCTCTTGCATAGGTGATATTGGGGTACACGCCTTTAATATGGTTGAATATACCACAGGGTTAAAGGTAAAGTCAATCTTAAGCGATTTCAACTACTTGTACAAGGATAATAAGATGGATGTTGACGGCACGGTGCTTATTCGCATGGGGGACCATATTAAAGGTGTTATTCGCTCCAGTCAAGTCGCAACAGGAGAAGAGAATGGCCTTGCTATTTCAATTTATGGGGAAAAGGCAGCTTTCCGCTGGGAACAGGAAAACCCCAACTTTCTTTATGTTTTGAGTGATACTAAACCTACACAGGTTTATAAACCTGGACATGCCTATAATACAAAGCTATCGCTAGATGGCACAAAACTACCACCTGGTCATCCAGAAGGTATTTTCGATTCAATGGCCAATATTTATAAAGGTGCTGCAAAGGCAATTAGAGGGCGAAAATACAATGATGGCGAATTCCCGACCATGTTGGACGGTGTAAGGGGAATGAATTTTATTGAAGCGACAGTTGAATCCCATAAAGGAGGAAACGTATGGGTTAAAATGGGATAG
- a CDS encoding N-acyl-D-amino-acid deacylase family protein, protein MLKSRSSQVWLLFIIPLFFSCKQAKEIDILIENGMVYNGVDSIPQMVSVGISGDKISFIGSNIGLKAKKVINAKGLIVSPGFIDPHTHSDRDLINAETSHNQPFLWQGVTTVALGNDGNSLYPISKYKPIHQKVGLGTNIVMFVGHGTIRKESMGDSDRDPTEVEMEQMKQLLQKEMDDGAIGISTGLFYKPGSYSKTDEVIELAKIVARNNGIYDTHLRDESTFSVGLIPAIKEAIEIGDKTNIPIHISHIKCLGVDVWEESDTIIGLIEEANEQGLRITANQYPYEASATSLQAAVVPRWAESGGKDSLFIRYKNSELKERILKDTKNNIIRRGGADKLLMVRAEDSTLVGNTLFEVANLMALSPEETVLEVLKENNIKVASFNMNTSDITNFMKQDWVVTGSDGGSGHPRKYGSFPRKYRKYVMEQKIIPLYQFINNSSSKTAEILQLPKRGKLIEGYFADIILFDSNSFTDKADYTNAYEYSHGIKYAIINGQLSIDNASYTQLKNGRILTHKK, encoded by the coding sequence ATGCTCAAATCCAGGTCATCGCAAGTTTGGCTATTATTTATTATCCCTTTATTCTTTTCTTGTAAACAAGCTAAAGAAATTGATATTCTTATTGAGAATGGAATGGTCTATAATGGTGTCGATAGTATACCCCAAATGGTTTCAGTTGGTATTTCTGGGGATAAAATCAGTTTCATTGGCAGCAACATTGGATTAAAAGCTAAAAAAGTCATTAACGCAAAAGGATTAATTGTTAGTCCTGGATTTATTGATCCACATACCCATTCGGATAGAGACCTCATAAATGCGGAAACATCTCACAATCAGCCGTTTTTATGGCAAGGTGTTACTACTGTCGCACTTGGCAACGATGGTAATAGTCTATACCCTATAAGCAAATACAAGCCTATTCATCAAAAAGTAGGTTTAGGCACAAATATAGTAATGTTCGTAGGCCACGGAACTATCAGAAAAGAAAGTATGGGCGATAGTGATCGAGACCCAACCGAAGTAGAAATGGAGCAAATGAAACAACTGCTCCAAAAAGAAATGGATGATGGTGCAATAGGTATTTCAACCGGCCTTTTTTACAAACCGGGTAGTTATTCCAAAACTGATGAAGTTATTGAATTGGCCAAAATCGTGGCCAGAAATAACGGCATCTATGATACACATTTAAGAGATGAAAGTACATTCTCCGTCGGATTGATTCCAGCAATAAAAGAAGCCATTGAAATAGGTGATAAGACCAACATTCCAATACATATTTCGCATATTAAATGCCTGGGTGTTGATGTGTGGGAGGAAAGCGATACAATTATTGGACTAATAGAAGAAGCCAATGAACAAGGCCTTAGAATAACCGCAAATCAATATCCATATGAAGCATCCGCTACAAGTTTGCAGGCCGCGGTGGTTCCTAGATGGGCGGAGAGCGGAGGAAAAGATTCCTTGTTCATTAGATATAAGAATTCAGAATTAAAAGAAAGGATCTTAAAGGATACAAAGAACAACATTATACGTCGTGGAGGGGCTGATAAACTGCTCATGGTAAGAGCCGAAGATTCTACTCTGGTTGGCAACACACTTTTTGAAGTTGCAAACCTAATGGCTCTGAGCCCAGAGGAAACAGTACTTGAAGTATTGAAAGAGAATAATATAAAAGTAGCTTCATTTAATATGAACACCTCGGATATTACCAATTTCATGAAACAGGATTGGGTGGTAACAGGTTCTGATGGTGGTTCTGGCCATCCTAGAAAATATGGGTCTTTTCCGAGAAAGTATCGTAAATATGTGATGGAGCAAAAAATTATTCCATTATATCAATTCATCAACAACAGTTCGTCCAAAACCGCTGAGATTCTACAATTACCCAAAAGAGGAAAATTAATAGAGGGTTACTTTGCTGATATAATTTTATTTGACTCAAATTCTTTTACTGATAAGGCTGACTATACAAATGCTTATGAGTACAGCCATGGAATAAAATACGCAATCATAAATGGGCAACTGAGTATTGATAATGCTTCTTATACCCAATTAAAGAACGGAAGAATCTTAACACATAAAAAATAA
- a CDS encoding MFS transporter yields the protein MKKIIQIQLSVMMFLEFFIWGAWYVTMGTYLPNTLGTTDPETAMAYSTQSWGAILAPFIIGLIADRYFNAERILGVLHLLGALLMYLLYSATDYTTFYPYLLFYMIMYMSTLALVNSVSFNQMKDPAKEFSFIRVFGTLGWIAAGLLISYLSWDSAKGISEGMLKYTFLMASICSVILGVFSFTLPRTPPIKNSDKKTSLSEILGLDALALLKDRNFLLFFISSVLVCIPLAFYFQNLSVFLTESNVDNSTAWSSIGQFSEIMFLLLLPFFLKKFGFKKTIIVGMLAWIARYILFSFGNSGDLFSLLVLGIFLHGICYDFFFVCGQIYTDSKAGKKYKSAAQGLITLATYGIGMLIGFWVSGMITDSYLNENAGHDWASIWLFPAGFAFVVFIFFTLFFKNEKITYKA from the coding sequence ATGAAAAAAATTATCCAGATTCAATTATCAGTAATGATGTTTCTGGAATTTTTTATTTGGGGAGCTTGGTATGTGACAATGGGTACTTATCTGCCGAATACTTTAGGGACAACCGACCCTGAAACCGCCATGGCATACTCAACACAATCTTGGGGTGCGATTCTCGCTCCGTTTATAATTGGATTAATTGCTGATAGGTATTTTAATGCGGAAAGGATTTTAGGGGTTTTACATTTGTTGGGGGCACTTCTCATGTACCTCTTGTATAGTGCTACAGATTATACCACTTTTTATCCTTATCTATTATTTTATATGATAATGTATATGTCAACGCTGGCATTGGTAAACTCAGTTTCGTTCAATCAAATGAAGGATCCAGCAAAGGAGTTTTCCTTTATAAGGGTTTTTGGTACACTAGGTTGGATAGCTGCAGGATTACTTATTAGTTATCTAAGCTGGGATTCGGCAAAAGGTATCTCAGAAGGTATGTTAAAATATACTTTTCTTATGGCATCCATTTGCTCTGTAATTCTGGGTGTATTTAGCTTCACTTTACCAAGAACACCTCCAATAAAAAATTCAGATAAAAAAACCTCACTTTCTGAAATATTAGGGTTGGACGCTCTGGCTCTATTAAAGGACCGAAATTTTCTTTTATTTTTTATTTCTTCCGTATTGGTTTGTATTCCATTGGCATTTTATTTTCAAAATCTAAGCGTATTTCTTACGGAATCGAATGTTGACAATTCTACGGCTTGGTCTTCTATTGGCCAGTTTTCAGAAATCATGTTTTTATTACTATTGCCATTCTTTTTGAAAAAATTTGGATTCAAAAAAACGATAATAGTGGGCATGTTGGCATGGATCGCACGTTATATACTTTTCTCATTTGGGAATAGTGGTGATCTTTTCTCACTATTGGTTTTGGGTATTTTTCTTCATGGTATTTGTTATGACTTCTTTTTTGTCTGTGGCCAAATATATACAGATAGCAAGGCTGGGAAAAAATATAAAAGTGCAGCACAAGGCCTGATAACGCTTGCAACCTATGGCATAGGAATGTTAATTGGTTTTTGGGTTTCCGGTATGATAACAGATTCATATTTGAATGAAAATGCAGGTCATGATTGGGCCAGTATTTGGTTGTTTCCTGCAGGATTTGCCTTTGTTGTATTCATTTTCTTCACACTTTTTTTTAAAAACGAGAAGATTACTTATAAAGCTTAG
- the gmk gene encoding guanylate kinase produces the protein MKGGKLIIFSAPSGSGKTTIVKHLLKQPELNLAFSVSATSRARRGKEKDGEHYYFLHVSEFKKHIKNDNFLEWEEVYRDNFYGTLKSEVERLWAEGKNVIFDIDVVGGLRIKKKFPKETLAVFVKPPSVDELKIRLKKRSTESDDKINMRIAKASVELATAPQFDIIINNYDLETALNEAHTLVADFVGADKSINEE, from the coding sequence ATGAAAGGTGGTAAGTTAATTATTTTTTCTGCCCCTTCAGGTAGCGGCAAGACGACCATTGTAAAGCATCTTTTAAAACAGCCAGAACTTAATTTGGCTTTCTCGGTATCTGCAACTTCAAGAGCTAGGAGAGGAAAAGAAAAAGACGGGGAACATTACTATTTTCTTCATGTTTCAGAATTTAAAAAACATATTAAGAATGATAACTTTTTAGAGTGGGAAGAAGTATACCGTGATAACTTTTACGGCACGTTAAAAAGTGAAGTTGAGCGCCTTTGGGCTGAAGGGAAAAATGTGATTTTTGATATTGACGTGGTCGGAGGTTTACGAATAAAAAAGAAATTCCCTAAGGAAACGTTGGCAGTATTTGTAAAGCCCCCAAGTGTTGATGAACTGAAGATTCGATTGAAAAAACGCAGTACCGAAAGTGATGACAAGATAAATATGCGAATTGCTAAAGCCTCTGTTGAGCTTGCCACAGCACCACAATTTGATATAATAATAAATAATTACGATTTGGAGACGGCTCTTAATGAGGCCCATACACTGGTCGCGGATTTTGTTGGCGCTGATAAATCGATAAACGAGGAGTGA
- a CDS encoding DinB family protein: protein MKVFFNHLFDYNFYCNKKLIEECIRLNNAPKKSIELFSHILNCHHLWNSRILSKPMEYGIWQIHSVSDWGDIHYENQRSSFEIVTNATDFDKRIDYENTEGRLFTNTLQELLFQIINHSTHHRGQIAMDFRNNDIEPINMDYAFYKR, encoded by the coding sequence ATGAAGGTATTTTTCAATCATTTGTTCGACTACAATTTTTATTGCAATAAAAAATTAATTGAGGAATGTATTAGGTTGAATAATGCACCTAAAAAAAGCATTGAACTTTTTAGTCATATTCTCAATTGTCATCATTTATGGAACTCAAGAATACTTTCGAAACCAATGGAATACGGTATATGGCAGATTCACTCTGTTTCGGATTGGGGAGACATACATTATGAAAATCAACGTAGTTCGTTTGAGATAGTCACCAATGCTACGGATTTTGATAAAAGAATTGATTATGAGAATACCGAAGGCAGGTTGTTCACCAACACCCTACAGGAATTGTTATTTCAGATAATCAACCACTCGACCCATCACCGAGGACAAATTGCCATGGATTTTCGTAATAACGACATAGAGCCCATTAACATGGACTATGCTTTTTATAAGAGATAA
- a CDS encoding nicotinic acid mononucleotide adenylyltransferase → MKKFLIGLFVIGLTSQVFAQIPKVEELSEVVVTAVNYKYLNAIDSKEVAIPVKMLERKVAAYNVKDSDFYQDDFGFYYVSFYIPEGKIVAAYNTKGEIIRTIERFEDVKLPTAVRNAVAERFPKWKVVNDVYRVTYNQKKGANKSYKVKLKNGDKIMRVKIDDTGEFL, encoded by the coding sequence ATGAAAAAGTTTCTAATTGGTTTATTTGTAATTGGCTTAACAAGCCAAGTATTTGCCCAGATCCCTAAGGTTGAGGAGTTATCCGAAGTAGTTGTAACTGCCGTTAACTATAAATACCTCAATGCAATAGATTCTAAAGAGGTGGCTATTCCTGTAAAAATGTTAGAAAGAAAAGTAGCTGCTTATAACGTAAAGGATTCTGATTTTTACCAAGATGATTTCGGGTTTTACTATGTTTCATTCTATATTCCAGAAGGAAAAATAGTTGCAGCTTATAATACTAAAGGTGAAATAATCAGAACAATAGAAAGGTTTGAAGACGTTAAACTTCCAACTGCAGTAAGAAATGCCGTTGCTGAGAGATTCCCTAAATGGAAGGTTGTCAATGATGTATATCGAGTAACTTACAACCAAAAGAAAGGCGCTAACAAAAGCTATAAGGTTAAACTTAAGAACGGTGACAAAATAATGAGAGTGAAGATTGATGATACTGGTGAATTTCTTTAA